The Deltaproteobacteria bacterium DNA segment AAATAAACTAACGCGTGCATATTATTTTCCCTTTCTTTCTCCGAATATCGCGGAGCCGATGCGTACCATGGTGGATCCTTCCTCGATAGCAATTTTAAAATCGTGGCTCATTCCCATGGAGAGCTCTGTCAATTTGATTTTATAAAGATAACGCTGATTCATCTCTTTGAGAAGGTTAAAAAGTTCACGGAAATACGGACGCGATTTTTCCGGATCGTCATCGAAAGGGGGAATCGTCATCAAACCGCAGAGATCAATATTTGAAAGATCATTGAGTTTGGGGATGAGCTCAAAAGCGGCGGAAGGGGTGAGTCCTGTTTTGGTTGTCTCTTTCGATAATTTAATTTCCAGAAGACATTTCAGAGGTTGCAAAAGTGTGGTGGAAAATGCGGGTGACAGCCGTGCGGGGTGCGAGGGCCCCCTTTTCGGGGAGACGCACGCCGTGCGGCTGGCAGGACCCGCATTTTCCACCACCTCCTGTAGAGATTTTTTGTTGATGGCCAAAGCCAGTTCCAAAGAATCGAGGGAATGAAGCCACGCGATTTTGCCGATCACTTTGTTGACCTTGTTTTTTTGAAGATGACCAAGAAAATGCCAATAGATTTTCGACGATAAGCCTTGAGTCTTTTCCATCAATTCCTGCACATAATTTTCGCCAAAATCTCTTTGCCCCGCCTCAAAAGCCTCATGGATTTTGTCCTGAGACTGTCCCTTGCTGACCGCAATAAGACGAACGTTGTTTGTATCCCTTCCGGTTCGAAGGACCGTTTGCCGCACTGCTTCCTTAACATTGTGTAATTCCATCATTTTCTTTTTTCGGGTTTTATATTAGTGCCAAAGTCGTGGAGAAGAAACTGTTAAATTCAAGACTTTGGGCTCTTTGTCTTTTTTTATTTTTTGCGGGCTGTGTTAGCGTCCCCCGTTCGTTTCATGCTTTGACCTATCGCAAACAAAGTATTTACCTTTCAAAAGATCGTTTTTATCGTGTGGGTCCTCTTTCTGCAGAATGGAAGCAGACTACTTCCAAAAATAAAGCCGGCATCTATTTTCGCAACAAAATCACCGGCGCCAGTATTGTCACGGAAGCTATTTGTGGCGCGGCTTTTGAAGATTTAGCCCTCAACATTTTAACGGAACAAGTTTTGTCCGAACTTCAGAATGTAAAAAAACAGAAACAGGCAAACTGGATGTTAAGTGAAAGGGACGCTCTTTATAGCATCTATTCAGCGGCGCTCGATGGTGTACCCGTTCAGTTAAACATTCTGGTGATCAAAAAAAATCAATGCCAATTTGATTTCTGGGCGGTTTCAAATCCAAAGGCGGGTCCTCAAACCTCCGCTGATTTTGAAAGTTTTGTGAAAGGTTTTAACTATTAATGAATTATCTGGTCCCTTTTCTGGAATATCTTGGCGGTGTTGCGGCTCTTGCTTTTCGCACTGTCAGGAATTTGTTTCATTATCGTCTCGATTTTTCAGCCCTTATTTATCAAATTGCCTCCATTGGAAGCAGGTCTTTTTCTTTGGTCGCCTTGGTCGCCGTTTTTACGGGGATGGTCATGGCTCTGCAATTGGCGGTGGGTCTTGGGCGCTTTGGCCTGAAATTATATGTGGGACAGGTGATTGGTCTGGCCATTGTTCGGGAACTGGGTCCTGTCTTGACTTCCCTGATGCTGGCGTCCCGTGTCGGGTCCGGCATTACGGCGGAATTGGGTTCCATGGTGGTGACGGAACAGGTTTTGGCGATTGAAGCAATGGGAGCGGATCCCGTCACCAAACTTGTCATTCCAAGAGTCCTTGCTTGCGTGATTTCAGCGCCTCTACTCACGGTGATGGCAGACATCATCGGAGTCTATGGGGGAATGGCGGTGGCTGTGATGGAAGCGGGAATCACGAGCCGGTTTTACATGGATCAAATTTTGAAGACGGTCATTCTTGAAGATTTTTCGGAAGGGATTATGAAAACCGTTTTTTTCGGTTTTTTTATCGGTGTGATTTCCTGTTATCAGGGTTTGACAACATCGGGAGGAACGGAAGGAGTAGGTAAGGCCACAACGCAGGCTGTTGTTTATTGCGCCGCCGTAATCTTTGTCTCCGATTTCTTTTTAACGAAACTTTTTTTGCTATTATGAAAAATGCAAATCCGATTATTCGATTTAAAAATATCTCGATCTCCTTTGGCAATTTAAATGTGCTCAACGGGATGGATTTAACCATTTATGAAGGAGAAACAATCACCATCATTGGAGGTTCGGGCAGTGGAAAAAGTGTTGCCTTAAAATTGTTGTTGGGGGTTCTGAAACCCGACAGCGGTTTTGTTTATTTTCAGGGACGTGATGTTACAACCATGGATGAAAAAGAATTGATTCAGATGCGCAAACAATTTGGAATGCTTTTTCAGGGTGGTGCTCTGTTTGATTCTTTGTCGGTAAAAGAAAACATCGCCTATCCGCTTCGGGAACATTTTGATTATACTGAGAATGAGTTGGACCGGATTGTTACAAAAAAGCTGAGTTTGATTGGGTTGCCGGGTGTTGAACAAAGAATGCCTGCGGATTTGAGCGGTGGCATGAAAAAAAGAGTGGGATTGGCAAGGGCCATCGCGGCCGATCCCAAAGTGATTTTATATGATGAACCCACCACAGGTTTGGATCCGGCCAACACGCAGAGGATCAACCGGCTTATTATTCAAATGCAGGAAAAACTCAAAGTGACATCCATTGTGGTGACACACGATATGGAATCGGCCTTTACGGTGAGTGACCGGTTGGCTCTGTTAAAAGACGGTAAAATTTGTTTTGTGGGAACGAAGGAAGAAACAAAAAAATCTACCGATCCAACGGTGCGTGGATTTATCGAAGGAAAAATGACGGAGAAAGACCATGAAGAACAAATGGCGGGGGGATTATGAATCTAAAAAGAACCACTTTGATGAGTGTCGGTATTTTTGTCGCGATAGGTTTGGCTCTGACGATGGCGGCTGTTTTTTTCATCGGACAAGAAAAAAGTCTCTTTGAAAAACGCTATACCCTGCATGCCATCTTTAAAGATGTCAGCGGTTTAAGAATGGGTGCGGTGGTGCAACTGGCCGGATTGAACGTCGGTTATGTGGATGGGGTGCGTTTTCCCTCGCCTGAAAGGGCCGCCGGTGGCCAGCTTGAAGTGATTTTGAAAATCAACAAAGCTTATGAAGATCAAATTCGTAAAGATTCAAAAGTAAGCATTCAGACACAAGGTTTGTTGGGGGATAAATATATTTTGATTTCAACAGGAACCCCGGGTGTTGCCGCTCACAAAAATGGCGATACCCTTATTACTCAAGAGGCCACAGGCATTACAGTCTTGGCCGATGTCGGGAAAAAAACAATGGAAGAAATTCAGGAGACGATGCGAAAAATGCGCGAGGTGATGGATAAACTGCCTCTGCAAGATGTGGATCAAAAACGTTTCCGGGAAATTATGACTAATATCGACGCCACTACAGGTGATATCCGCGTCATCGCGGACAAGGTTAAACAGGGAGAGGGAACTCTGGGTGCTTTCCTCATGGACCCTTCTCTGTACAACGATATGCGGTCCCTTTTGGGACATGCGAATCGGAGCAAATTATTAAAAGGGTTGATACGTGCCACGATTTCCGGACAGGACAAGGGCACCGAAAAATCGGTAAAGTAAAAAACTCAATTTAGTCTTTGAAAGGTCTAAAGTTGATGTGTTAACATCGCATTGTGCGGTCGTCCTTAAACTTTTACTTAAAAGCGCGTAACAAAATGAGCGATCTGCTTCGTTGGCCCTCCTCGTCCTCACGGGGTAGCAGACTGACGCGGCGGTTTTCCTTCGTCCACTGGACGAAGTTTTCCCGCCTTGTCTGCTCCGGCCTTTCTCGTCGGGACCGCCTCGCATCTCATCTCATTTTGTTACGCGCTCTAAAGCTTTCAGTTAGCTTTTTTTCCATGGGGGGGAATGTATGCCAAAATTAGCCGATATTTACGCTTCTTGGCCCGACGCCAAATCGTACCAAGAGCTTGCATGGGAAGGGTCTTTTAACGACTACCTTGAAATTGTTGAGAAAAACCCGAAAATCGCGCGCAGTGCCTTTCAGCGGATGTACGACATGATCATGACCTACGGGTTTGAAGAGTACACCGAGTACAAAAAGAAAATCGTTCATTACAAATTTTTTGAAGATCCCGTTGATAAGGGAAAAGATGCTCTTTTTGGGATTGACCTTCCTCTGATGAAACTCGTGAATGTCTTGCAGGCCGCCGCACGGCGTTATGGTCCGGAAAAACGCATTATTTTGCTTCATGGACCCGTGGGAGGTGCCAAATCAACCATCGTTCGTCTTTTGAAAAAGGGGATTGAGGCCTATTCGCGCGTTCCAGACGGAGCCCTCTATTCATTTTCATGGATGAAAAAAGGTTTGAACGACACCCGCAATATTTTCGGTTCTCAGGATGTTATTCGTTGTCCCATGCACGAAGAGCCTCTCAATATTATTCCCAAAGAGTTGCGTCCTCAAATGTTGTCAGCGATCAACGCCAAACTTCCCGAAGAAGAAAAAATTGTTATCAGCAATGAATTGTGCCCCGCTTGCCGTTTCATTTATCGTGAATTGCTCAGTTTGTACAAAGGAGATTGGAAAAAAGTTTTGGAACATGTGCAGGTGAGACGAGTTGTGCTTTCCGAAAAAGATCGTATCGGGATCGGCACCTTCCAACCGAAGGACGAAAAAAATCAGGACTCCACAGAACTGACCGGTGATATCAATTATCGAAAAATCGCCGAATACGGTTCCGACTCTGATCCGCGTGCGTTTAATTTCGATGGGGAATTCAATATCGCCAATCGCGGAGTCATCGAATTCATTGAAGTGCTCAAACTGGATGTCGCCTTTTTGTATGATCTGCTGGGCGCTTCTCAGGAACATGTGGTGAAACCGAAAAAATTCGCCCACACCTATATTGATGAAGTGATCATCGGGCATAGTGTTGCCGCCGACACTCCCGTTCCCTATCTGGAAAGAGGGAAATTTCATTTTGAGCCGATCCAAAATATGGTTGATAAAAATTCCGCAGACATAAAAGTTCTGGCTGTGGATATAAAAACACACAAGCCTTGCTGGACTGATATCAAATCCGTTTTTCGCCACAAGTTTACGGGAGAAATGATGCGTTCCGTCCAAAAATGGGGTGTGATTGACACGACCCCAAATCATTCCATTTATGATGCGGATTATAAGACTTTTTATCCCATTGAGATGCGTGAAATGCTGGCTCTGCGCGACGCAGAACTTCCCTTCGTTCAGGAAAAAATAACTCTTGAAGTGCCCGGTACGGAAGAGCGTAACGGATATCTTTACATGTCCAAACTTCACAAAAATGATTCTTCCTCGCAGGAAATCGGGTTTAAAAAAGATTACAATATCATCGAAAAAGAAGATTTGTTTTCACTGCTCAAGGTGTTTGCGTGGTATATCACCGAGGGACATACCCGAAATAGCCGGCGCGTCGACCGCGATTTGAGCTATACCAATGGCATTGTTTTGAGCCAGAAAGACCCGAAAATTCTGGAAGATTTGTCCCTAGCTTTTTCCCGAATCTATACCGGCTCAGTCAAATTTCAGGAAATGGATGTTGAAAAACACGGAGCGCACCGTCTCAATGTTTCTTCAACTTTGGCTTACCAGCTGTTTTCGCATTATTGTGGGGAACATTCAGAAAACAAAAAAATTCCGGAATTTATTGTTGCCCTGCCTGAAGAGTTTCGCGAATTTTTTTTGAAGGAACTGATTTGCGGTGATGGGAGCCGCTATATGCACGAGAATATCGCCGCGGTGGCCACGGAAGATTACAAGGACAATGCTTTTTCCTATACAACAACCTCCAAAATTCTGGCCACGCAAATCGGTTTTCTCATGTCCACTTTGGGAAAGGATTTCAGCGTCAGATTCTGGGATAGAACCGATGAGGGTAAAAAGGAAGTTTATTACATCCGCTATGTGAATCCGGAAAGACGCCAGCATCGTTGCAAAGCGGAATTGTACAGCCGCCCTGTCATCGACGAATGGGTTTATGATATCGAGTGCGTGGAACATCACAATTTTGTTGCGGGATTGGGAAATGTGGTTTGTCACAATACCAACGAAGCGGAATATCGCAAACTCCAGAACAATGAATATATGGAAGCTTTGCGGGATCGTACGGTCAAGATTGATATTCCCTACATCACCAAACTGCGCGAAGAGATCAAAGTTTATAAGAAAGATTATAGTGTCGATAAGGTGAAGGCAAAACATATGGCCCCTCACACGATCGAAATGGCCGCGATGTGGGCCATCCTCACCCGTTTGGAAGATCCCAAGAAAGCAAATCTTACCTCGATGCAAAAATTAAAGCTCTACGATGGCAAAACACTTCCGGGATTTACGGAAGACAATGTGAAGGAACTTCGCAAGGAAGTTGTTCGCGAAGGACTCGATGGAATCAGTCCACGCTACATTCAGGATAAAATTTCAAACTCGCTCGTGGCGGATGTTGGCGGTAATTGTGTCAACCCTTTCATGGTGCTGAATGAATTGGAAGGGGGACTGAAACATCACCCGCATATGCGCAGTGAAGAACAACGCAAAAAATACAAGGAAATGCTCTCCCTTGTGAAAGAGGAGTACGATGACATTGTGAAAAATGAAGTTCAGCGCGCCATTTCTGCGGACGAAGACGCCATCTCCCGCTTGTGCGGCAATTACATCGATCACGTCAAAGCTTATACCCAACGGGAAAAGGTTCGTAATCGCTACACCGGCAAGGATGAGGAACCGGATGAACGTTTAATGCGGTCGATCGAGGAAAAAATTGATATTCCGGAATCCCGCAAAGATGATTTCCGGCGCGAAATTATGAACTACATTGGCGCGCTCTCTCTGGAAGGAAAGCGTTTCGATTACCGCACCAATGAACGTCTCCATAAAGCGCTGGAGTTGAAATTGTTTGAAGATCAAAAAGACACGATCAAATTGACAAGCCTTGTTTCGAACGTCGTCGATAAAGATACTCAGGAAAAAATCGATGTCGTGAAATCGCGACTTATCAAGAATTATGGATATTGTGAAACCTGCGCAACAGATGTTTTGCATTATGTTGCCTCCATTTTTGCAAGGGGGGACATCAAAGAGCGCAAAAATTTAGGCTAAACCTTGGAGAGATTAAAGATGTGTTACAAAATGAGCAATTTGGGGGGTTGTCCAAAAGCGGCCAGATGCGAGGCAGGCGCGAACGAGCGACCGGAGCATACCTTGATGGTATGTGAGGATCGCGAGTAAGCGCCAACGAAGCAGATGGCCGCTTTTCAACAATCCCATTATGGTTCTCAAAATAGAACAGGATCTTTCCCGCTTTCGTAATATCCTTCGGGGGCAAATCAAGAAGGAACTGCGCAAGTTTATTTCACATGGTGAGATGATTGGAAAAAAGGGAAAAGACCTTGTCAGTATTCCTCTGCCGCAAATTGAAATTCCAAAATTTGTTTACGGTCCCAAACAGCAGGGTGGTGTGGGTCAGGGGGAAGGTGAGAATGGTCAACCCGTGGATGGGGAAGAGGGTGAAGGAGTTTCCAAAGCCGGAAATCTTCCCGGGGAACATCTTATGGAAGTGGAGATCAGTCTCGGGGAACTGGCTGAAATTTTGGGTGAAGAACTGGAGTTGCCCCGCATTGAACCCAAAGGGGATCGCGACATTGTCACAGAACACACGAAATATTCCGGAATTTCTCCGAGCGGTCCCGAATCACTGCGTCATTTTAAAAGAACCTACAAGAAAGCGTTGAGACGTCATATTTTATCCGGAACTTATGATCCAAAAAATCCAAAAATCATTCCGATTCGCGAGGACAGAGTTTATCGTTCATGGAAAATAGTTCCAAAACCGCAGAGTCGGGCGCTTGTTTTTTTCATATTAGATGTGTCCGGAAGTATGGGTAACGAACAAAAAGAAATTGTCCGCATCGAAACTTTCTGGATTGATACGTGGCTTCGTTCTCAATATCAAAATCTGGATGCCCGCTACATCATTCACGATGCGGTCGCCAGAGAAGTGGATCGGGAGACTTTTTTTCATACGCGCGAGTCGGGAGGGACGATCATCTCTTCAGCTTACAAACTTTGTCTTAAAATTCTGGAAGAACAATACGTTGCAAATGAATGGAATATCTATCCGTTTCATTTTTCGGATGGAGACAACTGGTCAGGCAATGATACCGAAGAATGTCTCAAACTTCTTGAGGAGAAATTTTTTCCTCTCTGCAATGTTTTTTGTTACGGGCAGGTGGAAAGTGAATATGGAAGCGGGCAATTTTTGAAGGATTTGCAGGGGCGGTTTTCAGCCAATGAAAAAATGATCATCTCAAAAATCCCGAACAAGGAAGCGATTGTTCCATCCATCAAAGATTTTTTAGGAAAGGGAAAATGACTTCGCTATGCGAAGTCATCCTGATCCGCTTCTGGCGGAGAAGGATCTAAAATAGCACAAAGGAGTTTTTTAAATGCCATCTCTTCCACCGGAACTTGCAAAATTACAGCAGGAGGTCAAGGTTTACGCCAAGGATTTTGGCCTCGATTTTTTTGAGGTGATTTTCGAGGTGCTTGACTGGAATCAGGTCAACATGGTGGCTTCCTATGGCGGCTTTCCCAATCGTTATCCACACTGGCGGTTTGGGATGGAATACGAGCGCCTCTCCAAATCCTATGAATATGGTCTCTCAAAGATTTACGAAATGGTTATCAATAATGACCCT contains these protein-coding regions:
- a CDS encoding MCE family protein; protein product: MNLKRTTLMSVGIFVAIGLALTMAAVFFIGQEKSLFEKRYTLHAIFKDVSGLRMGAVVQLAGLNVGYVDGVRFPSPERAAGGQLEVILKINKAYEDQIRKDSKVSIQTQGLLGDKYILISTGTPGVAAHKNGDTLITQEATGITVLADVGKKTMEEIQETMRKMREVMDKLPLQDVDQKRFREIMTNIDATTGDIRVIADKVKQGEGTLGAFLMDPSLYNDMRSLLGHANRSKLLKGLIRATISGQDKGTEKSVK
- a CDS encoding DUF444 family protein gives rise to the protein MVLKIEQDLSRFRNILRGQIKKELRKFISHGEMIGKKGKDLVSIPLPQIEIPKFVYGPKQQGGVGQGEGENGQPVDGEEGEGVSKAGNLPGEHLMEVEISLGELAEILGEELELPRIEPKGDRDIVTEHTKYSGISPSGPESLRHFKRTYKKALRRHILSGTYDPKNPKIIPIREDRVYRSWKIVPKPQSRALVFFILDVSGSMGNEQKEIVRIETFWIDTWLRSQYQNLDARYIIHDAVAREVDRETFFHTRESGGTIISSAYKLCLKILEEQYVANEWNIYPFHFSDGDNWSGNDTEECLKLLEEKFFPLCNVFCYGQVESEYGSGQFLKDLQGRFSANEKMIISKIPNKEAIVPSIKDFLGKGK
- a CDS encoding serine/threonine protein kinase is translated as MPKLADIYASWPDAKSYQELAWEGSFNDYLEIVEKNPKIARSAFQRMYDMIMTYGFEEYTEYKKKIVHYKFFEDPVDKGKDALFGIDLPLMKLVNVLQAAARRYGPEKRIILLHGPVGGAKSTIVRLLKKGIEAYSRVPDGALYSFSWMKKGLNDTRNIFGSQDVIRCPMHEEPLNIIPKELRPQMLSAINAKLPEEEKIVISNELCPACRFIYRELLSLYKGDWKKVLEHVQVRRVVLSEKDRIGIGTFQPKDEKNQDSTELTGDINYRKIAEYGSDSDPRAFNFDGEFNIANRGVIEFIEVLKLDVAFLYDLLGASQEHVVKPKKFAHTYIDEVIIGHSVAADTPVPYLERGKFHFEPIQNMVDKNSADIKVLAVDIKTHKPCWTDIKSVFRHKFTGEMMRSVQKWGVIDTTPNHSIYDADYKTFYPIEMREMLALRDAELPFVQEKITLEVPGTEERNGYLYMSKLHKNDSSSQEIGFKKDYNIIEKEDLFSLLKVFAWYITEGHTRNSRRVDRDLSYTNGIVLSQKDPKILEDLSLAFSRIYTGSVKFQEMDVEKHGAHRLNVSSTLAYQLFSHYCGEHSENKKIPEFIVALPEEFREFFLKELICGDGSRYMHENIAAVATEDYKDNAFSYTTTSKILATQIGFLMSTLGKDFSVRFWDRTDEGKKEVYYIRYVNPERRQHRCKAELYSRPVIDEWVYDIECVEHHNFVAGLGNVVCHNTNEAEYRKLQNNEYMEALRDRTVKIDIPYITKLREEIKVYKKDYSVDKVKAKHMAPHTIEMAAMWAILTRLEDPKKANLTSMQKLKLYDGKTLPGFTEDNVKELRKEVVREGLDGISPRYIQDKISNSLVADVGGNCVNPFMVLNELEGGLKHHPHMRSEEQRKKYKEMLSLVKEEYDDIVKNEVQRAISADEDAISRLCGNYIDHVKAYTQREKVRNRYTGKDEEPDERLMRSIEEKIDIPESRKDDFRREIMNYIGALSLEGKRFDYRTNERLHKALELKLFEDQKDTIKLTSLVSNVVDKDTQEKIDVVKSRLIKNYGYCETCATDVLHYVASIFARGDIKERKNLG
- a CDS encoding YggS family pyridoxal phosphate-dependent enzyme codes for the protein MMELHNVKEAVRQTVLRTGRDTNNVRLIAVSKGQSQDKIHEAFEAGQRDFGENYVQELMEKTQGLSSKIYWHFLGHLQKNKVNKVIGKIAWLHSLDSLELALAINKKSLQEVVENAGPASRTACVSPKRGPSHPARLSPAFSTTLLQPLKCLLEIKLSKETTKTGLTPSAAFELIPKLNDLSNIDLCGLMTIPPFDDDPEKSRPYFRELFNLLKEMNQRYLYKIKLTELSMGMSHDFKIAIEEGSTMVRIGSAIFGERKGK
- a CDS encoding ABC transporter permease; the protein is MNYLVPFLEYLGGVAALAFRTVRNLFHYRLDFSALIYQIASIGSRSFSLVALVAVFTGMVMALQLAVGLGRFGLKLYVGQVIGLAIVRELGPVLTSLMLASRVGSGITAELGSMVVTEQVLAIEAMGADPVTKLVIPRVLACVISAPLLTVMADIIGVYGGMAVAVMEAGITSRFYMDQILKTVILEDFSEGIMKTVFFGFFIGVISCYQGLTTSGGTEGVGKATTQAVVYCAAVIFVSDFFLTKLFLLL
- a CDS encoding ABC transporter ATP-binding protein codes for the protein MKNANPIIRFKNISISFGNLNVLNGMDLTIYEGETITIIGGSGSGKSVALKLLLGVLKPDSGFVYFQGRDVTTMDEKELIQMRKQFGMLFQGGALFDSLSVKENIAYPLREHFDYTENELDRIVTKKLSLIGLPGVEQRMPADLSGGMKKRVGLARAIAADPKVILYDEPTTGLDPANTQRINRLIIQMQEKLKVTSIVVTHDMESAFTVSDRLALLKDGKICFVGTKEETKKSTDPTVRGFIEGKMTEKDHEEQMAGGL